In the genome of Dermacentor silvarum isolate Dsil-2018 chromosome 1, BIME_Dsil_1.4, whole genome shotgun sequence, one region contains:
- the LOC119448541 gene encoding G2/mitotic-specific cyclin-B-like has protein sequence MMPPTLADMIYVTDGAYQSKEGLRMEQQILRTLDWFTVQPLRLYFPRRNFKAAQADIVEHNLAKLMLVLCLLDNPKAWVRPSEQAAAAVCLTLSLFDREDQHRWGALMSHFGR, from the coding sequence ATGATGCCGCCCACACTTGCAGACATGATCTACGTCACCGATGGTGCTTACCAGAGCAAGGAAGGGCTGCGCATGGAGCAGCAGATCCTTCGCACACTCGACTGGTTTACGGTGCAACCCTTGCGTCTTTACTTCCCGCGCCGAAACTTCAAGGCAGCCCAGGCCGACATTGTGGAGCACAACCTGGCCAAGTTGATGCTGGTGCTGTGCCTGCTGGACAACCCCAAGGCATGGGTGCGGCCCTCCGAGCAGGCTGCTGCGGCCGTCTGCCTCACCCTGTCGTTGTTTGACCGGGAGGACCAGCACAGGTGGGGTGCCCTGATGTCGCACTTTGGGCGCTAA